ATAAGTAAATGAGTCAGGTGTTGAACGATTTATTATCATTGTTATCCCTTGAGCAAATTGAACTAGGGTTGTACCGAGGGCAAAGCCAAGATCTAGGTTTTGGTCATGTGTTTGGTGGTCAGGTGATGGGGCAAGCGTTAAGTGCTGCGAAACAAACTGTCTCTGATGATCGTCATGTGCATTCAATGCACAGCTATTTTTTACGCGCCGGTGATGAAAAACTGCCTATTGTTTATGATGTTGAAATTATGCGTGATGGCGGCAGTTTTAGCGCACGAAGAGTGAAAGCTATTCAAAAAGGTCGGCCAATATTTTATATGACGTGCTCATATCAAACTGTTGAGGAAGGATTTGAGCATCATGCAAAAATGCCAGCTGTACCAGGTCCTGATGGCTTATTGAATCAACAAGAACTTGCTATGACCATGCGTGATAAAGTATCTGCCAAGGTGTTAGAAAAGTTTATGGAAGATGCGCCAATTGAAATGCGTTTGGTTAATCCGCTTAATCCAATGTCGCCGTCAGTGGTTGAGCCAGTTCGTCATGTTTGGATTAGGGCTAACGGTAAAGTTTGTAGCGACCACAACATCCAAGAATCACTTTTAGCTTATGCGTCTGATTTTAACTTTTTGGTCACGGCGTTGCAGCCCCATGGCGTGTCAATGTTAAATCCTGGTCTTCGTTTGGCGACTATTGATCATTCGATGTGGTTCCATCGGCCGTTCAATTTAGGTGAGTGGCTGCTTTATACTATTGAAAGTCCGAACGCCGGTGGTGGCCGAGGTTTTGTCAAAGGGCAGTTTTTTGATCAGCAAGGCCGTTTGGTCGCTTCTGCAACTCAAGAAGGCTTGTTGCGAATGAAGCGTTAATTTATGCTGCTAAGGATGATTTAAATTGAATATGATGACTAAAACGAGACTGTTTTTCACAGGGATTATTCTGGCAATAAGTACGATACTTAGTGGTTGTGTCGCGGTTGAGCCTGAGCCTCCAGTGGTGGTAAATGGCTTTGCTAGCTATTTAGAAAAAATTGCCCTACCTCAAGGTTGCACCATTAATATCGCGATAATTGATCTAAACACCCCTGGCTCTATCCTGT
This Shewanella aestuarii DNA region includes the following protein-coding sequences:
- the tesB gene encoding acyl-CoA thioesterase II, whose protein sequence is MSQVLNDLLSLLSLEQIELGLYRGQSQDLGFGHVFGGQVMGQALSAAKQTVSDDRHVHSMHSYFLRAGDEKLPIVYDVEIMRDGGSFSARRVKAIQKGRPIFYMTCSYQTVEEGFEHHAKMPAVPGPDGLLNQQELAMTMRDKVSAKVLEKFMEDAPIEMRLVNPLNPMSPSVVEPVRHVWIRANGKVCSDHNIQESLLAYASDFNFLVTALQPHGVSMLNPGLRLATIDHSMWFHRPFNLGEWLLYTIESPNAGGGRGFVKGQFFDQQGRLVASATQEGLLRMKR